The Halopseudomonas sabulinigri genome window below encodes:
- a CDS encoding MFS transporter — MSALPPRHQPITASMTFFLALCCGLIVANLYYSQPLAGPISQALSMSAGSAGLIVTLTQIGYVIGLLLVVPLADLLENRRLILSMVGLSIIAVLIAAVAESALVFLAASLLIGLGAVAVQVIVPLAAHLASEDKRGEVVGNVMSGLMFGIMLARPVSSLITDLFGWHAVFVFSALVMLLLGVAIRVLLPPRQPLARLSYGRLLASMGSLALHTPLLQRRAFYQAMMFGAFSLFWTTAPLLLASPAFGMSQSGIALFALAGVAGAVSAPLAGRVADAGKTRVATVFAMVLAILSFGITLVLPLGSTFSLVALVAAAILLDFGVSGNVVLGQRAIYGLSAELRSRLNGLYMATFFVGGAVGSAVGVWGYAHGGWLTAALLGSAMPALSLLVLCCVEPKEQAATGLPASSD; from the coding sequence TGTGGGTTGATCGTCGCCAACCTGTATTACTCGCAGCCGCTGGCAGGGCCGATCAGTCAGGCGCTGTCGATGTCTGCGGGGTCAGCAGGGCTGATTGTGACCCTGACACAGATTGGCTATGTCATCGGTTTGCTGTTGGTAGTGCCACTGGCGGATCTGCTGGAAAACCGCCGGTTGATACTCAGCATGGTCGGGTTGTCGATTATCGCCGTACTGATCGCAGCCGTTGCCGAAAGCGCGCTGGTGTTTCTCGCCGCCTCCTTGCTGATCGGGCTCGGCGCGGTAGCGGTGCAGGTGATAGTGCCGCTCGCGGCGCATCTGGCCAGCGAGGACAAGCGCGGCGAGGTAGTTGGTAACGTCATGAGCGGCCTGATGTTCGGCATCATGCTCGCGCGACCGGTGTCCAGCTTGATTACCGACCTGTTTGGCTGGCATGCGGTATTTGTATTTTCTGCGCTGGTCATGTTGCTGCTGGGCGTGGCCATCAGAGTGTTGCTGCCGCCGCGTCAGCCCCTGGCGCGCCTGAGCTATGGTCGTTTGCTGGCATCCATGGGCAGCCTGGCGCTGCACACCCCGCTGCTCCAGCGCCGAGCCTTTTACCAGGCGATGATGTTCGGCGCCTTCAGCCTGTTCTGGACCACCGCGCCGTTACTGCTGGCGAGCCCCGCGTTTGGCATGTCGCAGTCCGGCATTGCTCTGTTCGCGCTGGCCGGCGTCGCTGGCGCAGTGTCGGCTCCTCTTGCCGGGCGCGTGGCAGATGCCGGCAAAACTCGGGTGGCCACTGTATTTGCCATGGTGTTGGCAATCCTGTCGTTTGGCATAACTCTGGTGCTGCCGCTGGGTTCTACGTTCTCACTGGTGGCATTGGTGGCTGCGGCGATACTGCTGGACTTTGGCGTCTCGGGCAACGTGGTCCTGGGGCAGCGAGCTATTTACGGGCTCAGCGCCGAGCTGCGCAGCCGCTTGAACGGCCTGTATATGGCGACCTTCTTTGTCGGTGGTGCCGTGGGCAGCGCGGTGGGCGTTTGGGGTTACGCTCATGGTGGCTGGCTGACCGCCGCGTTGCTGGGTAGCGCCATGCCGGCGCTGTCACTCTTGGTGCTCTGTTGTGTAGAGCCGAAAGAGCAGGCTGCAACCGGGCTGCCAGCCTCGTCGGACTGA
- a CDS encoding 3-hydroxyacyl-CoA dehydrogenase yields MSHPLHSISVLGAGVLGGQIAWHSAFKGKRVVVYDLFEDALDRCKVAHQQYAQIYAQDLGAGQRSLNEAHARLTYTSDLAEGVRQADLVIEAVPEIPTVKTSLYQAMAPLLQAHTLLATNSSTLLPRDFAAATGRPDRYCALHFANMIWHMNLAEIMAHEGTSDETLSAVTEFAIDIGMVPIPVSKEQNGYVLNTWLVALLQAAQTLITNGVATPEIVDRTYMIVNRGCAMGPCGIMDVVGMKTCYDILQHWGTELNDEQMQRNASYIKAHFLDRGQLGLQSGSGYYTYPAPAYQRADFLAVPDKSDIASLIGKIRLLPR; encoded by the coding sequence ATGTCACACCCACTGCACTCCATCAGCGTGTTGGGCGCTGGTGTTCTTGGCGGCCAGATTGCCTGGCACAGTGCTTTCAAAGGAAAAAGGGTTGTGGTTTACGACCTCTTTGAAGACGCACTAGACCGCTGCAAGGTAGCCCATCAGCAGTATGCCCAGATTTACGCGCAAGACCTGGGCGCCGGCCAGCGCAGTCTGAACGAGGCCCATGCTCGCTTGACCTACACCAGCGACCTGGCCGAAGGCGTCAGGCAGGCCGACCTGGTAATCGAGGCAGTGCCGGAGATTCCTACGGTAAAAACCAGCCTGTATCAGGCCATGGCGCCGCTACTGCAAGCGCACACGCTGCTGGCTACCAATAGCTCGACCTTGTTGCCGCGGGACTTCGCTGCCGCGACAGGTCGCCCTGACCGCTACTGCGCGCTGCATTTTGCCAACATGATCTGGCACATGAACCTGGCCGAAATAATGGCCCATGAAGGCACCAGCGACGAGACTCTGAGCGCCGTCACCGAGTTTGCCATCGACATCGGCATGGTGCCGATTCCGGTCAGCAAAGAGCAGAACGGCTATGTGCTCAACACCTGGCTGGTAGCCCTGCTGCAGGCTGCGCAGACGCTGATCACCAATGGCGTGGCCACGCCTGAGATCGTCGATCGCACCTACATGATTGTCAACCGCGGCTGCGCCATGGGGCCGTGCGGCATCATGGATGTCGTCGGCATGAAAACCTGTTACGACATACTCCAGCATTGGGGCACTGAGCTGAACGACGAGCAAATGCAGCGCAACGCCAGTTACATCAAGGCGCATTTTCTGGATCGCGGGCAGCTTGGGCTGCAGTCTGGCTCGGGGTATTACACCTACCCTGCCCCGGCGTATCAGCGCGCCGACTTTCTTGCGGTGCCCGACAAATCCGACATTGCCAGCCTCATCGGCAAAATACGGCTGTTGCCGCGCTGA
- a CDS encoding flavin-containing monooxygenase, with the protein MEHHDVIIIGAGLSGIGTACHLTRECPGHSYLILERREAIGGTWDLFRYPGIRSDSDMFSFGYAFRPWHALQTLADGPAIRQYIADTAREHEILPHIRFGQETQQADWDSTAQRWTVTTRDSRAQIRQVTCRFLISCTGYYDHKQGYLPDFPGVERFRGRCIHPQQWPEDLDYQGKRVVVIGSGATAVTLVPAMADAVAHITMLQRSPSYIMSVPAYDSLTGVLSKLLPKSWAYRLARRRNIAIQRWIYRAAKRWPEQTRKLLLRGVSKQLDDQSLMPHFTPSYMPWDQRLCAVPDGDLFNAINSGKASVVTDQIAEFTEHGIRLASGQELAADIVITATGLQLQVLGGTQLTLDGVPCKVNERMTYKGVLMEGVPNMAWIFGYTNAPWTLKADIAARYVCRLLNHLNATGLAEVRPRDRAGNALSESMMGALQSGYVQRADAVLPRQGAALPWRLLNAYEQDAPMLLDEPIEDAILEFTPYSPNRQAPYRGVSKAPA; encoded by the coding sequence ATGGAACACCATGATGTGATTATCATCGGTGCCGGCCTCTCCGGCATCGGTACGGCCTGCCACCTGACCCGCGAATGCCCTGGCCACAGCTACCTGATACTGGAGCGCCGGGAAGCCATTGGCGGCACCTGGGATCTGTTTCGCTACCCGGGTATCCGCTCTGATTCCGACATGTTCAGCTTCGGCTACGCCTTTCGTCCCTGGCATGCGCTGCAGACCCTGGCTGATGGCCCGGCGATCCGCCAGTACATTGCCGATACCGCGCGCGAGCATGAGATCCTGCCGCATATCCGTTTCGGTCAGGAAACTCAGCAGGCCGATTGGGATTCCACCGCCCAGCGCTGGACGGTGACCACCCGCGACAGTCGCGCGCAGATACGCCAGGTAACCTGCCGCTTTCTGATCAGTTGCACTGGCTATTACGATCACAAGCAGGGTTACCTGCCGGACTTCCCCGGCGTTGAACGTTTTCGCGGGCGCTGCATTCATCCCCAGCAATGGCCCGAGGATCTCGATTACCAAGGCAAGCGCGTGGTGGTGATTGGCAGCGGCGCCACGGCCGTCACGCTGGTACCGGCCATGGCCGACGCGGTGGCGCACATCACCATGCTGCAGCGTTCGCCGTCCTACATCATGTCGGTGCCTGCGTATGACAGTCTGACAGGCGTTCTCAGCAAGCTATTGCCCAAAAGCTGGGCTTACCGGTTGGCCCGGCGGCGCAACATTGCCATCCAGCGCTGGATTTATCGGGCGGCCAAACGCTGGCCGGAACAGACCCGCAAGCTGTTACTCCGAGGCGTCAGCAAACAGCTCGACGACCAAAGCCTGATGCCCCACTTCACTCCCAGTTACATGCCCTGGGATCAGCGCCTGTGCGCCGTCCCGGATGGTGACCTGTTCAACGCCATCAACAGCGGTAAAGCCTCGGTTGTCACCGACCAGATTGCTGAATTTACCGAGCACGGCATTCGTCTGGCCTCAGGTCAGGAACTGGCGGCCGACATCGTCATTACCGCAACCGGCCTGCAACTGCAGGTGCTTGGCGGCACCCAGCTGACACTCGATGGTGTGCCCTGCAAGGTCAATGAACGTATGACCTACAAGGGGGTACTGATGGAAGGTGTACCCAATATGGCCTGGATTTTTGGCTACACCAACGCGCCCTGGACGCTGAAAGCCGATATTGCCGCGCGCTACGTCTGCCGGCTGCTCAACCATCTGAATGCGACCGGCCTGGCCGAAGTACGCCCGCGCGATCGCGCGGGCAATGCCCTGTCTGAGTCAATGATGGGGGCACTGCAATCGGGTTACGTGCAGCGCGCCGATGCGGTGCTGCCGCGCCAGGGTGCCGCGCTGCCCTGGCGACTGCTCAACGCCTACGAGCAGGACGCTCCGATGTTGCTGGACGAGCCCATTGAAGACGCCATTCTGGAGTTTACTCCCTATAGCCCCAATCGACAGGCGCCCTACCGTGGCGTATCAAAGGCGCCAGCCTGA
- a CDS encoding sodium:solute symporter family transporter gives MWYLSLAAVAAALLLFVWVGLQARQPDSGMDDYITARNSQGAQALGLSFLASGMGGWILFAPPEVGALVGPIALAGYAVGAALPFIVFAFCGPAIRRALPEGRSIGEFAQACFGTGVRRWVALISLLYMSCFLIAELTAIGAITGMLSALNPAVVIVGVAVATLIYTVWGGLRASLVTDRWQAWLLLGLLLLVGGVALQRLPHIDTATALPGIPAGAALGVALTLVIAVTAANLFHQGYWQRVWAAEDGRALGKGAMLGGVTTVLVVAVVGGLAILTAMSGADIGSPPIPFFAMLKDAPSWLSLPALLLAMTLVASSVDTLQNAIASLAVTEKQGLSLPAARWFTVLLMVPVVVIALQGISVLRLFLIADLLCATAVVPVLLGLWSRMTPGAAIAGALAGLLGAVLPGWFSSGSALQGILMASFPGGVPSLGPFAGALAASALVSVAVALLGPRRQPARGQA, from the coding sequence ATGTGGTATCTCAGTTTGGCTGCCGTAGCGGCAGCGTTGTTGTTGTTTGTCTGGGTCGGCCTCCAGGCGCGTCAACCTGATAGCGGCATGGACGATTACATTACCGCGCGTAACAGCCAAGGCGCTCAGGCGCTGGGGCTGTCGTTTCTGGCCTCCGGCATGGGTGGCTGGATTCTCTTTGCCCCACCCGAGGTGGGCGCGCTGGTCGGCCCTATCGCGCTGGCCGGCTATGCGGTCGGCGCGGCCCTGCCCTTTATCGTCTTTGCCTTTTGCGGGCCGGCGATTCGCCGCGCGCTGCCGGAAGGTCGTAGCATTGGCGAGTTTGCGCAGGCCTGCTTCGGCACCGGCGTGCGCCGTTGGGTGGCGCTCATCTCCCTGCTGTACATGAGCTGTTTTCTGATTGCCGAGCTGACCGCCATTGGCGCCATTACCGGCATGCTGTCGGCGCTCAACCCGGCCGTGGTGATCGTCGGGGTCGCTGTAGCTACGCTGATCTACACCGTCTGGGGTGGCTTGCGGGCCAGTCTGGTGACCGACCGCTGGCAGGCCTGGCTGCTGCTTGGCTTGTTGTTGCTGGTGGGTGGCGTGGCCTTGCAGCGCTTGCCACATATCGATACCGCCACCGCGCTACCCGGCATACCGGCCGGCGCTGCCCTGGGGGTTGCGCTGACGCTGGTGATCGCCGTGACCGCAGCCAACCTGTTCCATCAAGGCTATTGGCAACGGGTATGGGCGGCCGAGGACGGCCGCGCGCTGGGTAAGGGAGCCATGCTGGGCGGCGTTACCACCGTGCTGGTGGTGGCGGTCGTCGGTGGCCTGGCCATACTCACGGCCATGAGCGGCGCGGATATTGGCTCGCCGCCTATCCCGTTCTTTGCCATGCTCAAGGACGCGCCCTCTTGGTTGAGCCTCCCTGCCCTGCTGTTGGCGATGACGCTGGTGGCCTCTTCGGTGGATACCCTGCAGAACGCGATTGCCTCGCTGGCGGTCACTGAAAAACAGGGGCTCAGCCTGCCAGCTGCGCGCTGGTTTACCGTGTTGTTGATGGTACCGGTGGTGGTCATCGCGCTGCAGGGCATTTCAGTACTGCGACTGTTCCTGATTGCGGACCTGCTGTGCGCTACCGCGGTGGTTCCGGTGCTCCTCGGGCTGTGGTCGCGGATGACGCCGGGCGCGGCCATCGCCGGTGCGCTGGCGGGCTTGCTGGGCGCGGTTCTGCCCGGCTGGTTCAGCAGCGGCAGCGCGCTACAGGGCATCCTGATGGCCAGCTTCCCCGGCGGTGTGCCCAGCCTTGGTCCGTTCGCTGGTGCGTTGGCGGCCTCGGCGCTGGTCAGTGTGGCGGTGGCTCTGCTGGGGCCGCGCCGGCAGCCGGCGCGTGGTCAGGCGTAG